The following nucleotide sequence is from Hylaeus volcanicus isolate JK05 chromosome 3, UHH_iyHylVolc1.0_haploid, whole genome shotgun sequence.
GGAAACGAATCGGCTCCTCGAGAAGGACAGAAATTCAGTTGAATAATTCACGGTTGGGGTCGGCCTTGGGCCAGAATTCGAAAGCGGAATTGTCGAATCGAAGGGCAGAATTTTCGACTGGTTCCGAGCGAAATTCCGCCAAGGTCGAGTCTTGGACCGAGTTCGATCACGTCGCAGCCATAAAGAAGATCACCGGCATGTTGACTCGCGAGAACCCTGGCGCTATATCGTCCTCCTCCAAACCGGGTCACGACCTTCGCGACGGTGTCCAGTCGGCCGTTTCATTTCCGTATGGTTCCATCTTTTCCAATCGTCACTGGAATTCCAAACACTCGAACAAGACGAGATTTCGGCAACCCTCGGCTGGCCAAACGAGCCAAAACAAAAACGGTCAGAACAAGACCGTTTCGAACAAGATCCTCGCTACCAAAACCAATACATCCGCTCAGAATACGCACTTGAAGAATTGGCCGAACGGAGCCATTCAAAATGTCGACGATTTTCAACATTACGAGGAATACACTTCCTTTGCCGACAATTCGAATCTCGAGAAACCAGTTGCTTTGAACAACACCAGCGTTAATCATCTCGTGCCTATCGCGAGTCCTAATCTCCATGAAATCGTTCATTGGTGGAAGATTCCGGCTTTCATGACGAATGCCAGTCACATAATGGTAAGCGATCAAGCCAACGATCCGATCAGCAGCGTCGCGTTCGATCCAGTCTACCAGAATCTGGAGCCAAATAAACCCTCCAGACCGACTACTCTGCAGCCTTTCAAACCTGCTTCGGTCTATCCGTTCGTTTCTCGTCCAAGTTACGCGACGGAGAAGATTCCCAGTTGGTCGGGGAAcgtaaaatttcgaaacaagACGGGTTACAAACCTCAGACTCAGGTCTCGCAGAATACCGTCGTCCAGCTTATAAATACCGATCCGAGAAAACCCAATAGGACGATGATCGCGGCGAAAGTACCCGTTACTTCTGGAAAGCCTGTTTTTTCTGGATTTCTGGGATCACCTTCGGGACCTCCGTCCGCTTTAGGATCGAACAAGTATACTccgtctctttttctctcgcaGTTATCCGGCCCTTCTTACACTACTCCGAAGCCAGGGCCTAACGTCCACATAGGGTTCACTTCCTACGAGGAAACCAATAAGACATCCGATCATCGAGCACCCCAGGCTCCTTTGGTAACTTACGACCAGAGTTGCCCAACGATACTGATCAATTCTTATACAAGGATCAACAACACGATCCAGAGCAAAGAAGGCTGCAACGACTTGAACATCATCATAAACTCTCACGTGTTCAATACGAACACGTTAAAGTCCACTCCGTCGCCTGTCGACGACCAAATCACGAATCACGAGACTTATCAGACTTACGGAGAAGCTGACAAGTACGTTGGTCAGATCGATACAGGCCCCAGTTATCACCAGCCTGCTCCCGCGTATCACTATTACACCCCTCAAAACGACCCTGGGAACATTGTTCCTCAAGGTAACGACGTCTCCTCGGACGGCAATAGCGTCCAAGTCTTCCAGGGCGCTCAGATCAACATCTTGGGCTCGAATGCTCAAAACGCTGTTACCTCGTTCGTTGATGCTACCTCTCCGGCTGACTTCGAGGTCGAGGAATTCGATGAAAGTGATTCGCCAGATGATAATCCGAATACGGAATCTCTCGAGAGCTCCTCGGGTTTGGCAGAGTCTGAATCTGAACAGGCAGACGATGCTCCTGGTTTGAACTCTGTCGTGCAACCAGCTGGAGCAGGGCTTTCCAATCCTAGCTCTGTCAGCAACTCTCCTTCTTCCTCGACGGGACAGACAGCTCTTTCTCCATCTCCATCTTCATCTCCAGCCTCTGCctccgacgacgacgacgacgacgacgacttTGATCTTTCTCCTATTGGTATCATGGAGTCTATAGGTGCCCTGTTTAATTACTTTACATTCGTAAATCCGCTACATTACGGGTTCTTTAGCTTGGCTGCAGCGCCGTTCACAGCTTTGGCAGCTGGTATTCTGGGCATATTTAGCTTCCTGTTTCCTTGGATGTTCCCCAGTGGGTTTAGTTTCAATCGTGCTAGTAGAAGCTATGCGGTCAATTTCTGGCCTAACGTTGAGGAGATCGTATGGCCATCGATAGATAACCATGGGAGAATGAACGAGTGGAAACGTAGAAGGAAGAAGCGGAAGAGATGAGGTTCAGCGGGGTGTCACGTTTAAATTCTTATATTCGGCTGATGCAAACTTTGGTTTGTAGAATCGTGGGAGATGCGAATAGTACAAGTGATGAGGTCGTAAGGACGCGAAAGATAGAACAAGGAAGTGATTGGGAAATCGTAAATTGGGCTTCTagttaatgtacatacatacatacatacatacatacatacatacatacatacatgttaGACTTGTTCtagaagatttttttttaagcgatctatttatttaaatattcctttttgtTATTATGCATTGTATTTAGGAACGGTATGAAATTCCATGCATGACCGttagagaataatttttaacctCGCCAAAAGTAGCTTTAAAACTGTACTAACGATTATAAACGAATGTTTACAGAGAGTAGTTTAGAAACACGAGAAGCAGTATTAGTAAACTTAAACGAATTCGCATTGTAATCTTAAGGttagaatttctttaaatataatatttgaattttatttaacttaatCTTACGTCATTTTAGGGCATTGCTAGTATTTGTGTGCCAGTGAACTGTAATCGAAATAAACCCAttgaaacgaacaaatttgtattcttttctCTATATAACCATGAAATTTGTAGATCTTAGTCGACGGTATAGTTCATTATATTGTATAGTAGATCATTCGTATTCCTGACTTCCCAAATATCCTAAGCCTCGAAAGAAGAGAACAACTTAGAATTAGAACGACTTTAACAATGGACCTAAAAATAGCTCTCGTGTAAGTAGGAGTTTGCAAAAGATAGATTATCGATAAAGGTAAGAAGAAATTGCTTTATATCGAACACAATGGTGACACGTCTCGCAAcatcgttttattcgaaatgtcTGTTCCAAACTCGACGCGCGATTTGTTAAGAAACGAGACTAactgaataatttcatttcagtgGTCAGCTAAACGACACGCGCGATCTGAAAGACCTGCAGTACATCGACCAATCCTTGAGAACTGTCGCCACTCAACTACTGAACGTGTCCAGTCCAGAAGAAACTGGAAAGATCCTCGACAACGATGTCGCGAACAAACCCAATGGTCAAAAATTATCCGAGAAAAACGACGTTTCACCAGCGAACGAGACTATCGTCAATAACGGCCAGCCCCAGAGCGCGAGTTTCGGTAGACCGATAAACTCCAAGTTTGGCTACTTCGAGACAAGCCATCCCGGTCAAGCCATGGCCATAACCGAAGAGGAACTCGAGAGAGAGATGAGCTCGACGCGGCTGATGACCGCGTACAAAAATCATCCGACGACTACCGGTGGAATTTCTACGTGGATCCTCTTGAATCCACCGTCCACTACGATGAAAACAACAGAGACGAATAAAAAGACGAAGCAACCTCTGGAAAGCGAAGCGCGCGTTACTGTCAAGCCGACAACTTTGATGGAGCGAGCGGAGACAACCGAAAGGGTGATCGAAAGAGTAACGGTACCTATTTCTACCACGATCACATTGGAAGAACCTATCGGCACGAGGAAGACGGTTACCGCAACCACGAAAAAGACGACCGATTCGAAGCCGGAAAGGACCCAGAGCATCGATAAAATGGAACCCCTTCGAAATACGAGTTCGAAGATCGCCGAAACCGCTGCAAACAATTTCGAGAGCAAAGAGGTTTCGGTTAGCCCCACCAAAAAGGTTTACACCGTGAGAACGACACCCAAGCCTAAAACTGCCACCATGAAAACAACCGTGTTGTCGAAACCAACGATCTCGAAGACGTCCAGACCGACGCAACAACCAAGACCGAAGCCTTTGATCAGGAGAACCACCGTTAAGTCGGATATCGCCAAGAACGAGAACAATTCCACGGCTAAAGTAGAAAAAGTCACTTTTCGACCTGTCCAGATGATCACGATCCCGAAGAGCAAGCCAGAGACCACGGAGAAGCCCATGTTCGTGACCAAGATCAAAGCCTCGATTCTGATGGAGACCCAGAAAACCACCGTGCCATCCGTTTACTCTACGATCAATTTGACGACAACCTCGAAACCGACTACGCCTGACGGCGATTCGATAGAGATGCCAGCCAAGACGAAGCCCATCGTCGCGAAAAACAACGTTTTGAAAGCGCACTTAAAGAAGCCTCTGGACGACACGAAGATCGAGATACAACCCATCAAAGTAAACGCACCTATTTTGAAGATCGAGAAAGTCGAGAACGTAGATCCTAAGGAGGACGATAGCCTCAACAACTCTAGAATAGATTTGAAGTTCGATTTCAATCCCGAATTGACAAAGATCAACGTGGGCACGGAGACTTTGAGCTCGAGTACAACTCCAACATCGACGTCGACCACCAAAAGACTCAGGCAGAGCttaaagaggaagaagaacaAGAGTCGAAGGCGTAAACCTTCCACTTCCACTTCTACTTCCAGCTCCTCTTACACTACCACGACTACAGTGTCACCTCTGATGACCAATAGAACAGAGATCGAGCTGATTGCAGAGGAGACAGTCGCCGAGAACGGAATACAAGAGTCGAAAATCGTGCCAGAAACGAAAGTAGCCGTTAATTCGAccaagacgaagaagaagccGGCAGAGAAGCCGATCAGTACTCAGATCTACAACTTCCTGAGCCGAGAAGTGATGCCCAGTTTTGGAATGATGTCTCTGGTGGGGCTTGGACTAGGCTTGGCCTCCTATTTCTTGTATCCCTTTGGAGGAACGATAGCTCGAAGGAACTACGAGATCGAGCCCAAGTACAAGTACAACTTGGACGAATACGGTGGGAACTATGGCCAGAGCGAAGAGGAGGTTCTATCCAAGGTTCTTCAAGGCATGACCACCGACGAGACCAAGTATCCTGGTATCAAGGACTACGACAACAATTACTATCGATACCAACACTACGACGGAGGTTACGATCCTCAGATGACCAAAAAGTACGAGGAAAGGTACACCACATCGTCCCCGATCTATCGACCGGAGAACACAGCCTCCGTTCTAAAGTACAGGAACACGGACTATCGATATTCCGACTCGTCGAGTACACCCAATTACTACGAAAGAACTAAAAACTCGGAGTACGTAGCTGGACAATCCGTTCCAGACTCGGCGAATCGACAGTTCGTGGTAGGAAACGTACCCAAACAGTACCCACCTTACGAGGAAAAGATTCCAAGCTTGTCCACTTCTGAAAAGTTTGTAAACGGCTACGAGCCGACGGAGAGCGACCAGCCgcagaatttcaattttccaggGAGTTCTGTTCAAGGCTACGGTCAAATACAAACTGCTAGACCAGAAGATGGCTACGAAGAAGTCGAGATCACGCCTACCGCGGTCGCGGTAGAACATGGCCCTAGATCGCTAAAGTTGGAGAGGTTCTCTCCCGACTCGATGGATTCGTCTTCGTCAGAGTCCGGTCCAGTCCGGTCCAGGAAGAAAAGGGATTCCGTGATTCAGATTATACCCACCAAGAGGGAGCTCGAAGAGGAGGAGAAGGAAGAAGACCTGAGCAACGAGATACTGAACATCATCGATTCGGCTCTGCCCGGAGAAAAAATGGacaacaagaacaaaatacaGGACAACGAGGTGGAGGACTTTGAGGCGCagaggagaagaaaaaaggaagaggagAAGACGCGTTTGAAGGAATCCACGATGAAGGTTCCGACTACCGAAACGAGCACAGCGGCCAGCGTAGAGACGTCCACGCAGGAATCGATCTCTTCGGTAACGAAGCAAGTTGCGAATTCCCCGATGGAGGTTGATTCCGATGATACACCGGTGCAAGGCTCGACGAGCACCGAACAGAGCAACGTCGAGTGGATCGATTTAACCACGGTGCAGCCGTCGGAACAGCCACCCGAACAGGATGGTTTCAATATATTCAATGTCGTGAAGAAGATCGCCGAGATAAAGTTCAGACTTGGCCTGACGTTGCTTAAACACGCTAGCGAAGGCTTCGCCAGATACCTTGGTCACGTGCAGAAGAGGATCAACGGAGAGGAGTGaaaggttttgtttttaaaaccGCGGGACAAAGGACCGAAGTGACGATTACGAGTTTCCGTTACTGTTTCGCTTTACAGATGACAGAATATTCCTCGCGTGTTTTCTATGCATCCGATCAACTTGTACTTACCTTTGTTTGGGCTGTGTATTATTCGATCTTGTCGTATTTCACTATCTTCAAACATCGTTGTTCACGAATAAGCTGCATCTATCGAGACACTCGTCTATCTCTCTTTTacggaataattaataaggAATTAGTTGATACAAGTGGGTGCTACTCGGATAACGAGATAACGAGAACGATAGGCTTTAATCACGGATATTAGAGAATAGGATTTCTCGCATGGAGTGCATCTCGATTCGACGAGAGTACAAAAATGCACTCGACGTTTTTTCGGTAACCGAATGTCGGCAAAGTTGTAAAGGTTCGAGAAATAACTGGCGAAaagttctattttatttcgatattatttcttGTTCTGCTACTTTTTATTAAGTGTTTAAGCGAACGGCGAAATATACGGCAATAATGTAAagtatgttataaataaatattaataaataaataaataaataaacgaataagaTATGCGTCTATACATATAGTACCTTGACTATGCATGTAAATAtatgataaatttaaacatcTCGGAAGAAAGTCCTTTTTACccatgtaaatttcgtttgccTTCCAACTATAGTTTCACTTTCTAAATCCTAACTCGCTGTTTGCTAGCTCGAtaacatgttttattaatttcttaaacgaAACTTGACTTTTTCGACGAGAAATTCAAGTACATACGGCACATGATCGCGCGTATTCCCTTGTGATCGATAACAGCTTCATAATTACATTTGCGTTCCGATTGTGGGATCGTCCATCTTTGTCCGTCCTAGTTATTTCCACGAATTATCGGAGACCCGTTCCTTCTCGGTTAACTTACGCTCGCTATTCCCGCCGCGTTCCTTGAATTCGACGTTTATTCGCGAGCGCGCGAATATTCAGCATCGAATCACGTGAATCGGGGAGTCTCGGTTCCAGAGCGAGGTCTCTCTTTCTACGGCCAAGTATCATCGGTATCATCATTGCCATAGTTGCTGGTAATATCCCTGTAGAGGAACAAAGTAATCCAATTAGTCTATTACATATTTctgttacaatattattttaatgtaaattttacagaatGACCGACCTGCGCTGACGGCTGCAAGGACAGCAGAGTTAGAGGGCTGATTGGTCAGCGTGTTCCTGATGGGTCTCTTTTTCAGTATAGCGGACAGGGTTTGTCTCTCCAACTCGTACTCCTTTCGGCTCTGGTCCACGCTCTTGAACGTCTTCTCCACTTCCAGAAGACCCCCGTGGGATGTTGTCGTATTCGTGCCGTTGATCGACGGTAACACCGTCAGCCTGACCTAGGTAAACGGTATTTCATCAAGCGACTgccgtttaaaaatatcgagagTATGgatcatacaaaaaaaaaaaaaagaaaaaaaaactgtaagaAATTTACAAGGTATCGCGAAAACTTGTTCGATCATCTAGCCTAACCTGTCGCTTCGAAGTCATGACGGCAACCGTCGGATCGTGCTCGTTCCTAAGGCCGCCGATACTCCTCGTTCCGTTCCCTGGAGGGTTCGTCGAGTCGATCTTGATCGACCTCTGCCTAGACTTGGAGTAGCCTCTATTCGTCGACAAAAGGACCCACTGTCCGTCGCTGTTTCCGGGGTAGGTCTGCGGGTGATCGTTAACATACTGATACTGCGAGAATCCTGGTCGTTCCGTGGAAGGTCGAATACGATCGTCGAATCTCGAAGGAAAATCGTGCCAGTCGTTGCTCTCTTCGGCCTGATTCTTGTCACCGTATCGATCTACGAATTGGTAACTGGAACTGGGCTTCGTTGGCTGAGGTCTGTTCCAATTGCCGGGGAAATTCGCAGGACGATTGTCGGTGATTATTTCGCTGTTAGGACGATCGGTGTACTTGTTCCAGGATGGTCTTTCTGGCGGCCACTTTTGCGCTTGGGTCTCCTCGTTCTTATCCCCGTAATAGGAGGGACGAGAGGTGGGCTTCTGCCAAGGCTTTTCGTTGCTATTTTCCGTCCATGTCGGTTTTGGTTTCTCGTACCTGAAATCGATCGAGTGCCGGTTTGAATGTTGGCAAAAGGACACTTCGTAAAATTGGGACCAGacgtaaagaaaaagttgGATGTGAATTTACCATGGCTTATTGTTTTCGATGACTGGTCTAATGGAGTAGTCGGATGTCCAAGGTTTTCCTATGCCCGGTTTGTCCCATGGTTTCATATCTGGCCAGGGACGTTGCGTGGTAGCGGTTGCCTGCCACTTGGAGATTTTGCTTTTCGACCACGGGATCGCCTCTAGAGTGACCCAACCGTTTCTGTCCTCGTACGAATTCGATCCatagtatttatttctcttGAGGGTGTCATTCGAGGCCTCGTTTAACTGAAATCgacaatgttttattttccaacgagCCAACGAACgctattattttccaacgaGCCAACGAAcgctattattttcatttcgagaCTCGTTTAACGTTGAAAACTTACCGTATTCGTAGTCGGCGTAGTGTTGGCCGCGACCTCGTCGTACTTGGTTTCTTGTTCGTAGGTTGTACTGGTGGAATACGTCGATTGATCGTCGACTTCGAGAGCGAGGGGCTCGGAAGGCTTGACGATCTTAAACGGATATTTCGGGTACTTTTCGGTGGTGGTTTTGATTTTGTTCGCGTATTCctcgagaaatttgtttaatacgTCTGGATTGAACGTCGACGTTTCGAACGCGTTCCTTTGCTCCTCCCCGATGCCGGGAAACCCCTTGATCATTCTCTCGGCCTCCGCCTGAAAGTTAGTCTTTGTTGCATCATACAATGGATTCGGCGTGGCCGCGATCGACTCCTCAAGTACCCTCGGACTGTCGCCTCTCGTCTTGAACAACTCGGACGCGTTCGTCTTCATCTTCATGAAATACCTCGTGCTGCACTGGGTCCCTCTCATAGTCAAGGTTACCAGCAGCAGACAGATCGCTCCTCTCGGTGCCATCTGAAACGCATCAGAAAACTGCTCACTTGCGCTTTCGTCGCTTTTCGGCACGTGAAAGCTACTTCGAAACGGTACAAAGCGCGTTGGGACACcctcgtcgcgtcgcgtcgcgtcgaccACCAACAAGACTATCGGAATTCGGAATCTCTTGTCatagtttgttttattctGATCGTGATCGTGAAACGGCACTTTAACGATCCTCTCGTGAAAGCaagcgacgccgacgcgacgtgTTCGCGAGAGAAGAAAATGAAGCGAGTTTGATCGCGACACTGACCTTGTCGTTGTTCGTCGTCCGATTTGCTGGCTCAGCCTGGCGCCGACGTTGAATCGCGCGGACAACCAGGATCGCCTCCTCGAACAGCCGCAAGCCCCGTTAGAAAAATCACCCACCGCCGATCCTGGTACCACAGCAACGTCTGCGACTTTCCGCTCGACCTCGACTCTTCAAGGTGCAGAGATGGCTCTGTCGCCGAGACGTTGCCCTCGTTTGC
It contains:
- the LOC128873964 gene encoding mucin-2-like, coding for MWTKLVLVAVVLLLLGSGDCRPQKTESSQPQTTKTNAEEWKSTQPSSTPKTIREDSSGQLNDTRDLKDLQYIDQSLRTVATQLLNVSSPEETGKILDNDVANKPNGQKLSEKNDVSPANETIVNNGQPQSASFGRPINSKFGYFETSHPGQAMAITEEELEREMSSTRLMTAYKNHPTTTGGISTWILLNPPSTTMKTTETNKKTKQPLESEARVTVKPTTLMERAETTERVIERVTVPISTTITLEEPIGTRKTVTATTKKTTDSKPERTQSIDKMEPLRNTSSKIAETAANNFESKEVSVSPTKKVYTVRTTPKPKTATMKTTVLSKPTISKTSRPTQQPRPKPLIRRTTVKSDIAKNENNSTAKVEKVTFRPVQMITIPKSKPETTEKPMFVTKIKASILMETQKTTVPSVYSTINLTTTSKPTTPDGDSIEMPAKTKPIVAKNNVLKAHLKKPLDDTKIEIQPIKVNAPILKIEKVENVDPKEDDSLNNSRIDLKFDFNPELTKINVGTETLSSSTTPTSTSTTKRLRQSLKRKKNKSRRRKPSTSTSTSSSSYTTTTTVSPLMTNRTEIELIAEETVAENGIQESKIVPETKVAVNSTKTKKKPAEKPISTQIYNFLSREVMPSFGMMSLVGLGLGLASYFLYPFGGTIARRNYEIEPKYKYNLDEYGGNYGQSEEEVLSKVLQGMTTDETKYPGIKDYDNNYYRYQHYDGGYDPQMTKKYEERYTTSSPIYRPENTASVLKYRNTDYRYSDSSSTPNYYERTKNSEYVAGQSVPDSANRQFVVGNVPKQYPPYEEKIPSLSTSEKFVNGYEPTESDQPQNFNFPGSSVQGYGQIQTARPEDGYEEVEITPTAVAVEHGPRSLKLERFSPDSMDSSSSESGPVRSRKKRDSVIQIIPTKRELEEEEKEEDLSNEILNIIDSALPGEKMDNKNKIQDNEVEDFEAQRRRKKEEEKTRLKESTMKVPTTETSTAASVETSTQESISSVTKQVANSPMEVDSDDTPVQGSTSTEQSNVEWIDLTTVQPSEQPPEQDGFNIFNVVKKIAEIKFRLGLTLLKHASEGFARYLGHVQKRINGEE
- the LOC128873966 gene encoding uncharacterized protein LOC128873966 isoform X1; amino-acid sequence: MAPRGAICLLLVTLTMRGTQCSTRYFMKMKTNASELFKTRGDSPRVLEESIAATPNPLYDATKTNFQAEAERMIKGFPGIGEEQRNAFETSTFNPDVLNKFLEEYANKIKTTTEKYPKYPFKIVKPSEPLALEVDDQSTYSTSTTYEQETKYDEVAANTTPTTNTLNEASNDTLKRNKYYGSNSYEDRNGWVTLEAIPWSKSKISKWQATATTQRPWPDMKPWDKPGIGKPWTSDYSIRPVIENNKPWYEKPKPTWTENSNEKPWQKPTSRPSYYGDKNEETQAQKWPPERPSWNKYTDRPNSEIITDNRPANFPGNWNRPQPTKPSSSYQFVDRYGDKNQAEESNDWHDFPSRFDDRIRPSTERPGFSQYQYVNDHPQTYPGNSDGQWVLLSTNRGYSKSRQRSIKIDSTNPPGNGTRSIGGLRNEHDPTVAVMTSKRQVRLTVLPSINGTNTTTSHGGLLEVEKTFKSVDQSRKEYELERQTLSAILKKRPIRNTLTNQPSNSAVLAAVSAGILPATMAMMIPMILGRRKRDLALEPRLPDSRDSMLNIRALANKRRIQGTRRE
- the LOC128873966 gene encoding uncharacterized protein LOC128873966 isoform X2 gives rise to the protein MAPRGAICLLLVTLTMRGTQCSTRYFMKMKTNASELFKTRGDSPRAEAERMIKGFPGIGEEQRNAFETSTFNPDVLNKFLEEYANKIKTTTEKYPKYPFKIVKPSEPLALEVDDQSTYSTSTTYEQETKYDEVAANTTPTTNTLNEASNDTLKRNKYYGSNSYEDRNGWVTLEAIPWSKSKISKWQATATTQRPWPDMKPWDKPGIGKPWTSDYSIRPVIENNKPWYEKPKPTWTENSNEKPWQKPTSRPSYYGDKNEETQAQKWPPERPSWNKYTDRPNSEIITDNRPANFPGNWNRPQPTKPSSSYQFVDRYGDKNQAEESNDWHDFPSRFDDRIRPSTERPGFSQYQYVNDHPQTYPGNSDGQWVLLSTNRGYSKSRQRSIKIDSTNPPGNGTRSIGGLRNEHDPTVAVMTSKRQVRLTVLPSINGTNTTTSHGGLLEVEKTFKSVDQSRKEYELERQTLSAILKKRPIRNTLTNQPSNSAVLAAVSAGILPATMAMMIPMILGRRKRDLALEPRLPDSRDSMLNIRALANKRRIQGTRRE
- the LOC128873966 gene encoding peroxisomal membrane protein PEX14-like isoform X3, giving the protein MAPRGAICLLLVTLTMRGTQCSTRYFMKMKTNASELFKTRGDSPRVLEESIAATPNPLYDATKTNFQAEAERMIKGFPGIGEEQRNAFETSTFNPDVLNKFLEEYANKIKTTTEKYPKYPFKIVKPSEPLALEVDDQSTYSTSTTYEQETKYDEVAANTTPTTNTLNEASNDTLKRNKYYGSNSYEDRNGWVTLEAIPWSKSKISKWQATATTQRPWPDMKPWDKPGIGKPWTSDYSIRPVIENNKPWYEKPKPTWTENSNEKPWQKPTSRPSYYGDKNEETQAQKWPPERPSWNKYTDRPNSEIITDNRPANFPGNWNRPQPTKPSSSYQFVDRYGDKNQAEESNDWHDFPSRFDDRIRPSTERPGFSQYQYVNDHPQTYPGNSDGQWVLLSTNRGYSKSRQRSIKIDSTNPPGNGTRSIGGLRNEHDPTVAVMTSKRQADGVTVDQRHEYDNIPRGSSGSGEDVQERGPEPKGVRVGETNPVRYTEKETHQEHADQSAL